The DNA segment GGTCCTCACCCGTCGATCACGTCGCCGAACTCGTACCAACCCGGTTCCTGGTCGGTGAGCCAGACCGCCGCGTCGATCGCGCCCGCCGCGAAGACACCGCGGTCCTCCGCCCGGTGAGAGAGGGTCACGACCTCGTCGTTGCCGGCGAGCATGATCTCGTGTTCGCCTCGGATGTCGCCCGCCCGGCGGACGTGTACGCCGATCTCGTCGTCCTCGCGAGGCTGGATCCCCTCGCGGCCGAACTGCTGCTCAAAGTCTTCCTCACGCGCGTCCCGGATCTCCTCTAAGATGGTATTTGCGGTGCCACTGGGGGCGTCTCGCTTGCCATTATGGTGGGTCTCAGTGACCTCGATGTCGTAGCCCGGCAGCGCCTCGACGGCCGCCGAGACGGTTCGCAGCAGGGCTTGAATCCCGCGAGCGAAGTTCGTCGCCTTCAGCACGGGCGTGCGCTCGCTGGCGGCCGCGACCGTCTCGAACTGCAGGTCGTCGTGACCGGTCGTCCCGGTCACCAGCGGCACGCCGGCGTCTGCACAAGCGGTCGCGAACTGCATCGCGGCCTTCGGTACTGTGAAGTCGATAACTGCGTCCGGATCGTGGGTTTCGAGCAGGTCCTCGAATGCGTCTGGGTCCTCGACCGGCACGCCCAGCACCGACTCGACGTCCGCCTGATCGACGCCG comes from the Halapricum desulfuricans genome and includes:
- the dapB gene encoding 4-hydroxy-tetrahydrodipicolinate reductase produces the protein MISLGVTGAAGRMGEAVIETAADRDDVKVVFGVDQADVESVLGVPVEDPDAFEDLLETHDPDAVIDFTVPKAAMQFATACADAGVPLVTGTTGHDDLQFETVAAASERTPVLKATNFARGIQALLRTVSAAVEALPGYDIEVTETHHNGKRDAPSGTANTILEEIRDAREEDFEQQFGREGIQPREDDEIGVHVRRAGDIRGEHEIMLAGNDEVVTLSHRAEDRGVFAAGAIDAAVWLTDQEPGWYEFGDVIDG